In Paenibacillus sp. 1781tsa1, one DNA window encodes the following:
- a CDS encoding glycoside hydrolase family 2 protein, which yields MNLSDIGTARHTLNLNGTWQFRLDLEPDEQVAQKILPPSQCENTSWETIQIPGSWEEQGYGDEPEYERLDTWTKIREYEGMAWYAQDVHVPSDDLGSQYVFRLEGVRWTTNLWINGHYAGQQDSLVNQQKWNVTSLVKQGEVNRVEIRVDNTMKLPLAGSHIHSLHTATAWGGITGGVYLDCLPPCRVETLRIQPDAEQGTILVNCTVSAPASRSDRAVQLHVDIQHPDGTWLDRYSCHVKLEARPQTDLSSVGTTESIAVIDHWRLELGAEKSVARWSDESPKMYRAVVRLLDGERELDQVEQTFGVRSLVADGKQLKLNGTPVYLRGYVDCCIFPLTGYPVWDKAHYIHQFRVARSYGFNHVRLHGWSAPEPFWEAADEEGMLVQAELPHWSRFFEQSDHSAPAEVLSYLTQELDGLLQSLHRHPSFVMFSMGNELIGSNGHPELNTLVSRARDMDPTRLYTDNTGFGQLPAQGREADYYIQSLNWHPPLESAYSAVPDTTLDYHAVTRLAEHPVIGHEHAQYTMYVRPQERAKYTGILRPSWLQPIEESLTRKGMMANLDHYQQASGTHLVRSLKEAMERIRRTPDAAGVQLLDIRDFPGQGHATTGILDVFWDDKGITTPEEFMQFNSDVVVLLSCKERTFYAGESIDVDVRISHYGKVPLENVSIHWKLISDEVVRTEGEWRTGDIQCGSVMSMGSIVAIAPREGAAAFRIEAELRSGDSESHVTNVWHGWSFPLYQSHTGSNRIWNTVVELQPFLGEAHNDRVDHIDGYRLLKNGKIDLVIVQSLTPNVVDYVVNGGSVWLQPIAEGLYDSVETKYLPVFWNYLMFATQPGATMGMYLRDQVPLLGSFPYDGASDWHWYHLVNGTPAICLDTLPGVEPLIEVVDHFHRAKRLAYAFEANVGKGKILVSSLPFTNLSLMKRPEVSYLFQEILAYLHGDQFQPESSISVAQLLGITKLQTIEFTL from the coding sequence ATGAATTTGTCTGATATAGGTACGGCACGTCATACATTGAACTTAAATGGAACATGGCAGTTTCGATTGGATCTGGAGCCCGATGAACAGGTTGCACAAAAGATATTACCGCCTTCACAGTGTGAAAATACATCATGGGAGACCATTCAGATTCCCGGTTCATGGGAAGAGCAAGGATACGGAGATGAGCCTGAATACGAAAGACTCGATACCTGGACCAAAATACGCGAGTATGAAGGCATGGCCTGGTATGCTCAGGATGTTCATGTTCCATCAGACGACCTTGGCAGCCAGTATGTATTTCGACTGGAAGGAGTTCGCTGGACAACGAATCTTTGGATTAATGGGCATTACGCCGGGCAGCAGGATAGTCTGGTGAATCAACAGAAGTGGAATGTCACCTCACTTGTGAAGCAGGGAGAAGTAAATCGGGTGGAAATCCGCGTGGATAATACCATGAAACTTCCGCTGGCCGGGAGCCATATTCATTCATTGCATACAGCTACAGCCTGGGGTGGAATCACCGGTGGGGTCTATCTGGACTGTCTGCCTCCATGCCGAGTAGAGACGTTACGCATTCAACCCGATGCTGAACAAGGAACCATTCTAGTGAATTGCACTGTAAGCGCTCCCGCAAGTAGATCGGATAGAGCGGTTCAATTACATGTGGATATCCAGCATCCAGATGGCACATGGCTTGATCGATATAGTTGTCATGTGAAGTTGGAAGCTCGACCGCAAACTGATCTAAGCTCAGTAGGTACAACTGAAAGCATTGCTGTAATTGATCATTGGCGATTAGAACTTGGGGCGGAGAAGTCTGTTGCCAGATGGTCGGATGAATCTCCCAAAATGTACAGAGCCGTTGTCCGTCTGCTTGATGGTGAACGGGAACTGGATCAGGTAGAGCAAACATTTGGTGTACGTTCTTTGGTTGCAGATGGTAAGCAGCTTAAACTGAATGGAACGCCTGTCTATTTACGCGGGTATGTTGATTGCTGCATCTTTCCACTCACAGGTTATCCCGTCTGGGACAAGGCGCATTACATTCACCAGTTTCGAGTCGCCAGATCGTATGGCTTCAATCATGTCCGACTACATGGGTGGAGCGCGCCGGAGCCTTTCTGGGAGGCGGCTGATGAAGAGGGCATGCTGGTACAGGCAGAACTTCCCCATTGGTCTCGTTTCTTTGAGCAATCGGATCATTCTGCGCCAGCTGAAGTATTGTCCTATCTGACACAAGAACTGGACGGGTTGCTCCAGTCGCTGCATAGACATCCTTCATTTGTCATGTTCTCCATGGGGAATGAACTCATTGGTTCGAATGGCCATCCGGAACTCAATACATTGGTATCGAGGGCAAGGGATATGGACCCGACCCGGTTATATACGGACAATACAGGTTTTGGACAGCTTCCAGCGCAAGGGCGGGAAGCTGATTATTATATTCAGTCGTTAAACTGGCATCCCCCGCTGGAATCCGCATATTCTGCTGTGCCGGATACCACGCTGGACTATCATGCCGTTACCAGACTTGCAGAGCATCCGGTAATTGGACATGAACATGCACAGTACACCATGTATGTGCGGCCTCAGGAAAGAGCCAAATATACGGGCATTCTGCGTCCCTCCTGGCTGCAACCCATTGAGGAATCGCTTACTCGCAAAGGAATGATGGCGAATCTGGATCATTATCAACAAGCCAGCGGTACACATCTGGTACGTTCTTTAAAAGAAGCCATGGAGCGGATCAGACGAACACCGGATGCTGCGGGCGTGCAATTGCTGGATATCCGTGATTTTCCGGGTCAGGGACATGCTACGACGGGTATTCTGGATGTATTCTGGGACGACAAAGGCATTACAACACCTGAAGAATTCATGCAATTCAACTCCGATGTGGTCGTGTTGCTAAGCTGCAAGGAGCGTACATTTTACGCTGGAGAATCCATTGATGTGGATGTACGCATATCTCACTATGGTAAAGTTCCGCTTGAAAATGTATCCATACATTGGAAGTTGATTAGCGATGAAGTGGTACGTACCGAAGGGGAATGGAGGACCGGAGATATTCAATGCGGGTCCGTCATGTCAATGGGAAGCATTGTTGCTATAGCGCCTCGTGAGGGGGCGGCAGCGTTTCGGATTGAAGCAGAGTTGCGGTCAGGTGATTCGGAAAGTCATGTAACCAATGTATGGCATGGTTGGTCGTTTCCTTTGTATCAGTCCCATACGGGTTCGAATCGGATCTGGAATACAGTTGTAGAGTTGCAGCCATTCCTGGGTGAAGCGCATAATGATCGCGTAGATCACATCGATGGATACCGGTTGTTGAAAAATGGAAAGATCGACTTGGTTATCGTTCAGTCACTAACACCCAATGTTGTTGATTATGTAGTCAACGGGGGAAGTGTTTGGCTACAGCCAATCGCAGAAGGGCTATATGATTCAGTGGAGACCAAGTATCTGCCTGTATTCTGGAATTACCTCATGTTCGCTACACAACCTGGTGCAACGATGGGCATGTATTTGAGAGATCAGGTACCACTGCTGGGCTCCTTCCCGTATGATGGAGCTTCCGACTGGCATTGGTATCATCTTGTAAATGGTACACCGGCGATATGTTTGGATACTCTGCCCGGGGTGGAGCCGCTGATTGAAGTGGTGGACCATTTCCATCGGGCCAAACGACTCGCTTATGCATTTGAGGCAAATGTAGGGAAGGGCAAGATTCTGGTGTCCTCACTTCCTTTTACTAACCTGTCCTTAATGAAGCGTCCGGAAGTCTCCTACTTATTTCAGGAAATACTTGCGTATCTGCATGGAGATCAATTTCAACCGGAAAGCTCCATATCGGTTGCACAATTGCTCGGGATCACCAAACTGCAAACCATTGAATTTACATTGTAG
- a CDS encoding response regulator transcription factor — protein sequence MYKVFLVDDEPSIREGLTTIIDWEKYGFQVIATAASGREAISRFEELEPDLTIIDIRMPGMTGLDVIEEVRRNHPDSHFLILSGYADFDYAKKAISFGVDGYLLKPVDEDEMISELERIATILTRERETMARQAGEDTVYLEHQIEALLFDSLEGAGSMEEDSLGLHWPHYQIILLEMHAAPDLQRGSVMKRKLIEAFDQKDRGIVFSFHSGLGLLSKETITSESSARTLYDELQGLLGEWEVHMYGAAGEPVHSTSEIARSYTQANRILGERFLFTEKRIMLWTEGSEGEDVCKPGVEAVDGAHEPVEDELADKLYYALDIRSSESVMRVLGEMEERLVPYHRTEQAIKTAFSQVFSLAFNKLAATNQHMHSIMQEHSVLINEVYHQFTMSDLKIMAAEHFNRLIQRMGGGSKDTVLKQMIEFIQRNPGENLKLEVLAEVFNYNSSYLGKLFKNHTGEYFNAFLDKVRMEKAKELLDEGLKVHQVAARVGYANVDYFHGKFKKYVGESPSAYKQARTQSSSKASAADLNEE from the coding sequence ATGTATAAAGTGTTTTTGGTGGATGACGAACCGAGCATACGTGAGGGACTGACAACCATTATCGATTGGGAAAAATACGGATTCCAGGTCATCGCTACAGCTGCCAGCGGGCGTGAGGCCATCTCCCGGTTTGAGGAATTGGAGCCTGATCTGACGATTATTGATATTCGCATGCCCGGTATGACCGGGCTGGATGTGATTGAAGAAGTTCGCCGGAATCATCCAGATTCGCACTTTTTAATATTGAGCGGTTATGCCGATTTTGATTATGCCAAGAAAGCCATCAGTTTTGGTGTGGACGGTTATCTGCTCAAACCGGTGGATGAAGATGAGATGATTAGTGAACTGGAGCGGATTGCTACGATCCTGACCCGTGAACGGGAGACAATGGCACGTCAAGCTGGTGAAGATACTGTCTATCTGGAGCACCAGATTGAGGCTTTGCTCTTTGACAGTTTGGAAGGTGCGGGCAGCATGGAAGAAGATAGCCTGGGGCTGCACTGGCCTCACTATCAGATTATTCTGCTTGAGATGCATGCGGCCCCCGACCTGCAACGGGGAAGTGTCATGAAACGCAAACTGATTGAAGCATTTGACCAGAAAGACCGAGGTATCGTATTTTCGTTCCATTCCGGTCTGGGGTTGTTAAGCAAGGAAACTATCACATCCGAGTCATCCGCAAGAACTCTTTATGATGAGCTGCAAGGACTTCTGGGAGAATGGGAGGTTCACATGTACGGTGCTGCAGGTGAACCTGTACATTCCACTTCTGAAATTGCGCGGTCATACACGCAGGCGAATCGTATACTCGGTGAACGCTTCTTGTTCACGGAGAAACGCATCATGCTGTGGACTGAAGGTAGCGAAGGCGAAGACGTTTGTAAGCCAGGAGTTGAAGCTGTGGACGGAGCACATGAGCCCGTTGAGGACGAACTCGCGGACAAGCTGTATTATGCGTTAGACATCCGTAGCAGCGAGTCAGTTATGCGGGTACTGGGTGAGATGGAAGAGCGCTTGGTCCCCTATCACCGAACAGAGCAAGCCATCAAAACGGCCTTCTCACAGGTGTTCTCCCTAGCGTTCAACAAGCTTGCAGCCACGAATCAACATATGCACTCCATTATGCAGGAACATTCGGTTTTGATTAATGAAGTCTATCATCAATTTACGATGTCAGATCTCAAAATCATGGCAGCAGAACATTTTAATCGGCTTATTCAACGTATGGGTGGCGGAAGCAAAGATACTGTATTGAAACAGATGATTGAATTTATCCAACGTAACCCTGGCGAAAATCTCAAGCTGGAGGTACTTGCTGAAGTGTTTAACTATAACAGCAGTTACTTGGGTAAGTTGTTCAAGAATCATACTGGAGAGTATTTCAATGCATTTCTGGACAAGGTTCGTATGGAAAAGGCCAAGGAATTGCTGGACGAAGGACTAAAGGTCCATCAGGTCGCAGCGAGAGTGGGGTATGCGAATGTGGACTACTTCCACGGTAAGTTCAAGAAATATGTAGGGGAATCCCCTTCCGCTTACAAACAGGCCAGAACCCAATCTTCGTCCAAAGCATCGGCTGCTGATCTAAACGAGGAATGA
- a CDS encoding sensor histidine kinase, which yields MFKRLIRTTNNLKLKHKLLISYVLVVMIPVLIVGLAVTSYFRQQALDNAIGQTIINVDKIKSQTATMLRVPTDISNLLMFNADLKEIVNKRYKSVVELTSAYLAYKDFQEYRRLYREIAGIRFYSTNPTLINNLEFIPVDKQTEESYWYQQALKTTSIGWFYIPDKEDNPVHKLSLVRKVPFAEYRTEGVLMIVINQDELNGLLRQEQFETMITDEQGYVVAAKNTELVGKTLDELDFGVDLQNQAKGTIEADFRGEPSNIVIDELGPGSSMNSLKVISVFATKNIVKDANRVSMIGMIFIILVLVIALLFVYIISFLTSNRLLRLSKHLNKLALGDLNVTSRIDGNDEIGQLSRQFNYMVKSINELMTQVVEATEQNNQLEIAQKEIKLKMMASQINPHFLFNALESIRMKAHIKGEAEIANIVRLLGKLMRKSLEIGSGKTTFRAELEMVRSYLEIQKFRYGDRLAFQIDIDPEVEKMYIPPLIIQPLVENAIVHGLENKEGTVRVHISIRLVENIVQIRVDDNGAGITAERLAEVMQFICGPEEQEKSRIGMRNVHQRLTLTYGEPYGLQIKSVYGEGTEVSFTLPAGGDQHV from the coding sequence ATGTTTAAAAGGCTAATACGAACCACCAATAATCTCAAATTAAAGCATAAATTGCTCATTTCCTATGTACTTGTTGTCATGATTCCGGTATTAATTGTTGGTCTTGCTGTGACCAGCTATTTTCGCCAGCAAGCTCTGGACAATGCGATAGGGCAGACGATCATCAATGTGGACAAGATCAAGAGCCAGACGGCGACTATGCTGCGTGTACCCACGGATATATCCAATCTTTTAATGTTTAATGCGGATCTCAAGGAGATCGTGAATAAACGGTACAAGAGTGTTGTCGAGCTAACCTCGGCTTATCTTGCATACAAAGATTTTCAGGAGTACAGGCGTTTGTACCGTGAGATAGCCGGCATTCGTTTTTACTCAACTAACCCAACATTGATCAACAACCTCGAATTCATCCCAGTAGACAAGCAGACGGAAGAGAGCTACTGGTACCAACAGGCATTGAAAACAACCAGCATCGGGTGGTTCTACATTCCGGACAAGGAAGATAATCCTGTACACAAGCTCAGCTTAGTGCGCAAAGTACCTTTTGCCGAATATCGGACCGAGGGCGTATTGATGATTGTGATCAATCAGGATGAGCTGAATGGATTGCTCCGTCAGGAACAGTTCGAGACGATGATTACGGACGAGCAGGGTTATGTGGTTGCAGCCAAGAATACCGAACTGGTAGGGAAAACGCTGGACGAGCTTGATTTTGGCGTTGATCTGCAGAATCAGGCCAAAGGCACCATTGAAGCTGATTTTCGCGGTGAGCCTTCCAATATTGTGATTGATGAGTTGGGCCCTGGGTCGAGTATGAACAGCCTGAAGGTTATTTCAGTTTTTGCCACCAAAAATATAGTCAAGGATGCCAACAGAGTCAGCATGATCGGTATGATTTTCATTATCCTTGTGCTCGTTATTGCCTTATTATTCGTATATATCATCTCGTTCCTCACTTCGAACCGATTGCTCCGGCTGAGTAAACACCTCAACAAGCTGGCATTAGGTGACCTGAACGTGACTTCGCGGATTGATGGAAACGATGAGATTGGACAATTGTCGCGCCAGTTCAACTATATGGTGAAAAGTATCAATGAACTCATGACACAGGTGGTAGAAGCGACAGAACAGAACAATCAATTGGAAATCGCCCAAAAAGAGATTAAACTGAAAATGATGGCGAGCCAGATCAATCCACATTTCTTGTTTAATGCACTAGAGTCCATTCGGATGAAAGCGCATATTAAGGGTGAAGCAGAGATTGCCAACATCGTCAGGTTGCTGGGCAAGCTGATGCGCAAGAGTCTTGAGATTGGCAGTGGGAAAACAACATTCCGGGCTGAACTAGAAATGGTACGTTCCTATTTGGAAATTCAGAAATTCCGTTACGGCGATCGCCTTGCATTCCAGATCGATATCGATCCCGAGGTGGAGAAGATGTACATTCCGCCTTTAATTATTCAACCTTTGGTTGAGAATGCGATTGTCCATGGTCTGGAGAACAAAGAGGGTACAGTCCGTGTTCATATAAGTATTCGTTTAGTAGAGAACATTGTGCAGATCCGTGTGGATGATAATGGTGCAGGCATAACGGCAGAACGACTGGCTGAGGTGATGCAGTTTATCTGTGGACCAGAGGAACAGGAGAAGAGCCGGATCGGCATGCGTAATGTACATCAACGCTTAACATTGACGTACGGGGAGCCATATGGATTGCAGATTAAGAGTGTATATGGGGAAGGAACAGAGGTTTCTTTCACTTTGCCAGCAGGAGGGGACCAACATGTATAA
- a CDS encoding MFS transporter, with protein sequence MSDISSHRFPWLGLLALAMAGFIAIMTETLPAGLLPQIKEGLQISEAGAGQLVTFYAVGSLVAAIPVAVLTKGWRRRPLLLLSIIGFLVFNTITALSSNYVLTLFARFLAGVAAGVSWGLIGGYALRMVPEHLKGRGMAVAMIGTPIALSFGVPAGTLLGSFMGWRSVFWLMSLLAFILIFWVLWKVPDYLGQSADKRISVMQVLFTPGVIPILNVVLAWMLAHNILYTYIAPFLADVGLESKVGLILLVFGLMALVGIWITGIFIDRWLRMLVLMSLAGFALISLVLGLWSEHVVVVFGSVALWGLTFGGAATLLQTGLAQATGEQGVDLVMPMNTTVWNLAIALGGMAGGVLLNQWGAASFNWAILALTLVALIVAWRAKRYGFRPSRSH encoded by the coding sequence ATGTCGGATATATCTTCTCATCGTTTTCCGTGGTTGGGGTTGCTGGCCCTGGCTATGGCGGGTTTCATAGCCATTATGACCGAAACACTTCCTGCGGGTTTGCTGCCGCAAATTAAAGAAGGGTTGCAGATCTCTGAGGCAGGGGCGGGGCAGCTTGTCACCTTTTATGCTGTTGGGTCGCTGGTTGCTGCCATACCTGTGGCGGTGCTGACAAAGGGCTGGCGTCGTCGTCCGCTTTTACTTCTGTCTATTATCGGTTTTCTTGTCTTCAACACCATTACTGCCCTCTCGTCAAACTACGTGTTGACACTTTTCGCTCGTTTCTTGGCCGGTGTTGCAGCTGGTGTCTCCTGGGGCCTAATTGGTGGTTATGCATTACGTATGGTACCTGAGCATCTCAAGGGAAGGGGCATGGCTGTGGCTATGATTGGCACGCCGATTGCCTTATCATTTGGTGTTCCGGCAGGTACGCTGCTTGGTTCATTTATGGGTTGGCGCTCGGTGTTCTGGCTGATGTCATTGCTGGCGTTTATACTGATTTTCTGGGTGCTCTGGAAAGTACCCGACTACTTGGGGCAGTCAGCAGATAAGCGTATCTCTGTCATGCAAGTCCTGTTCACCCCCGGTGTAATTCCCATTTTAAATGTCGTTTTGGCCTGGATGTTGGCTCATAATATTTTATACACGTATATTGCTCCTTTTCTCGCCGATGTCGGTTTGGAATCCAAGGTTGGACTCATTTTACTTGTATTTGGTCTGATGGCATTGGTGGGCATCTGGATTACCGGTATTTTCATTGATCGGTGGTTGCGTATGCTGGTTCTCATGAGTCTTGCGGGCTTTGCTTTGATTTCCCTTGTATTAGGTCTTTGGAGTGAGCATGTTGTTGTCGTCTTCGGTTCTGTTGCGCTGTGGGGTCTGACATTTGGAGGTGCGGCGACCCTGTTGCAGACCGGACTTGCTCAAGCTACGGGCGAACAAGGTGTGGATCTCGTCATGCCGATGAATACAACCGTTTGGAATCTGGCTATTGCCCTTGGGGGAATGGCGGGAGGTGTTCTTCTGAATCAATGGGGAGCTGCGTCATTTAACTGGGCCATCTTGGCTTTAACATTGGTGGCTTTAATTGTTGCATGGCGTGCCAAAAGATATGGATTTCGCCCATCTAGGAGTCACTAA
- a CDS encoding TetR/AcrR family transcriptional regulator, translating into MARTGRPRIFDRDEALLQAMMLFWEQGFEATSLLQLRAAMGDISAASFYAAFESKEALYKEVVERYMGTFGRVTESFSDLTLSPREAIETTLRSTAEMQTDSTHPSGCLIVLSASTCSSRNNHIRDIAAEKRKLTRNRLQDCIQRAVDVGEIPASTNVAMLTTVFDTFMQGISTQARDGVPFATIDQAITEFMGIWNLVQHSA; encoded by the coding sequence ATGGCAAGAACGGGACGTCCACGCATTTTTGATCGGGATGAAGCTCTATTACAAGCGATGATGCTCTTTTGGGAGCAAGGTTTCGAGGCCACTTCATTACTTCAGCTTCGAGCAGCCATGGGGGATATTTCAGCAGCCAGCTTCTATGCAGCCTTTGAATCCAAAGAAGCGCTGTATAAAGAAGTGGTAGAACGATATATGGGAACGTTTGGACGTGTGACGGAAAGTTTCTCGGATCTCACGCTGTCACCAAGAGAAGCGATTGAAACAACATTAAGAAGTACCGCAGAAATGCAAACAGACAGCACACATCCATCTGGCTGTTTAATTGTGCTGTCAGCTAGCACATGTTCTTCCAGAAACAATCATATCCGTGACATTGCGGCTGAGAAAAGAAAGCTAACTCGTAACCGCCTGCAAGATTGCATCCAGCGTGCTGTGGATGTCGGTGAAATTCCTGCTTCTACGAATGTAGCCATGCTAACCACCGTATTTGATACCTTTATGCAAGGCATCTCTACACAAGCCCGCGACGGCGTTCCATTTGCAACGATCGATCAGGCTATCACGGAATTCATGGGCATCTGGAACCTTGTTCAACATTCAGCCTGA
- a CDS encoding OsmC family protein, giving the protein MNVTTVWKGKRAFTSEGPSGYAVGMDATAAYGGDSKGATPMELLLAGLGGCMGIDITMILDAFLDKIESIEIEAQGTRSEEMPKGFTSIDLIFKVDGDIPDYRIWKAIQMAEEKYCAVSASLNADIHPKLILNGVSTPRP; this is encoded by the coding sequence ATGAATGTAACAACCGTATGGAAAGGCAAACGCGCGTTTACTTCCGAAGGACCGTCTGGCTACGCGGTTGGCATGGATGCCACTGCTGCTTATGGTGGTGACAGCAAGGGTGCGACCCCGATGGAATTGTTACTGGCTGGTCTCGGCGGCTGTATGGGAATCGATATTACAATGATTCTGGACGCTTTCCTGGACAAAATTGAGTCGATTGAGATTGAAGCGCAGGGTACACGCAGCGAAGAGATGCCTAAAGGCTTCACATCCATTGATCTGATCTTCAAAGTCGATGGCGATATCCCGGATTATCGCATCTGGAAAGCGATCCAGATGGCAGAAGAGAAATATTGTGCAGTCTCCGCTTCGCTGAACGCCGATATTCATCCGAAGCTGATCCTGAACGGGGTAAGCACACCTCGTCCTTAA
- a CDS encoding amino acid ABC transporter ATP-binding protein, whose product MITTAGLTKRFGQNEVLTNIDLHVDAKDIVVLLGPSGSGKSTLLRCLNGLEELSGGQIEVNGVVVNSADSLRVQRARVLEIRRQTGMVFQQFNLYPHKTVLGNVMEGLVTVKKIKRDEAAERGRILLDRVGLSDKQDAYPSRLSGGQQQRVAIARALAMEPEVMLFDEPTSALDPELVGEVLSVMKELAEEGMTMLVVTHELKFARNVANKIVFMADGSIVEEASPQAFFEHPTQERTRRFLQQITEF is encoded by the coding sequence ATGATTACAACAGCTGGACTTACCAAACGTTTTGGACAAAATGAAGTGCTCACGAACATCGATCTGCATGTTGATGCCAAAGATATTGTTGTATTGCTCGGACCGAGTGGTTCAGGCAAAAGTACCTTGCTGCGCTGCCTGAATGGACTGGAAGAACTTTCTGGAGGACAGATTGAAGTGAACGGTGTTGTGGTCAACAGTGCTGATTCGCTGCGAGTACAGCGTGCCCGGGTCTTGGAGATTCGCCGCCAGACCGGCATGGTATTCCAACAGTTCAATCTGTATCCGCACAAGACGGTGCTGGGCAATGTGATGGAAGGTCTTGTGACGGTGAAAAAAATCAAGCGTGACGAAGCGGCCGAACGCGGCCGGATCCTTCTGGATCGCGTGGGCCTGTCGGACAAGCAGGATGCATATCCATCCCGATTGTCCGGTGGACAACAGCAGCGGGTCGCCATTGCACGTGCACTCGCAATGGAGCCGGAAGTGATGCTGTTTGATGAACCGACTTCTGCCCTTGATCCCGAACTTGTCGGAGAGGTGCTTTCCGTCATGAAGGAACTGGCTGAGGAAGGCATGACGATGCTGGTCGTGACGCATGAATTGAAGTTTGCCCGTAATGTGGCGAACAAAATCGTCTTTATGGCGGATGGATCGATCGTGGAAGAAGCAAGTCCACAAGCTTTTTTTGAACATCCTACGCAAGAACGCACCCGCCGGTTCTTGCAGCAAATTACTGAATTCTAA
- a CDS encoding amino acid ABC transporter permease: MELVFENIPFFLKGAYYTLYVTVISMFFAFIIGLLVAIARLKGPMWLRLIARFYVSIMRGTPLLVQLFVIYYGLVDYGVTLGSLTAACLGLSLNAGAFLSETFRGAIQAVPKGQMEAAYATGMTPAQAMRRIIFPQAVRIAIPPMGNTFIGMLKETSLVAAIGVTELLRSAQLLVSQYAVNMPFYLAIGVIYWIMSIGFSAILEQVERRLARAY; the protein is encoded by the coding sequence ATGGAACTGGTATTTGAGAATATCCCCTTCTTTTTGAAGGGGGCTTACTATACGTTATACGTAACTGTGATCTCGATGTTTTTTGCATTCATCATCGGATTACTTGTTGCTATTGCTCGTCTAAAGGGGCCAATGTGGCTTAGGTTGATTGCAAGGTTTTATGTATCCATCATGCGGGGAACTCCGCTGCTGGTGCAATTATTCGTCATTTATTACGGATTGGTCGATTATGGAGTGACCTTGGGATCACTTACGGCTGCCTGTCTGGGACTTAGTCTGAATGCAGGTGCGTTTCTGTCAGAGACGTTCCGTGGAGCGATTCAGGCTGTACCAAAAGGGCAGATGGAAGCCGCATATGCAACTGGAATGACCCCGGCTCAAGCGATGAGACGCATTATCTTCCCGCAGGCCGTACGTATTGCCATCCCGCCGATGGGTAACACCTTCATTGGTATGTTGAAGGAAACATCACTTGTGGCGGCAATCGGTGTTACCGAGTTGTTGCGTTCAGCACAATTGCTGGTATCACAATATGCGGTGAATATGCCGTTTTACCTGGCTATTGGTGTGATCTACTGGATTATGAGTATCGGCTTCTCGGCCATTCTGGAACAAGTGGAGCGCCGGTTAGCCCGCGCTTACTGA
- a CDS encoding ABC transporter substrate-binding protein gives MNKTYGSKTRKGWSLTAILLMTVLVLSACGSKATDNGSTNGAQASNELEQIKSAGVIKVGMMGTYAPYNFLNDKKEMDGYDADIAREVAKRLGVKVEFVSQEFSGLTPSLQAKKLDAIISQMTITDDRKKVLDFSDPYITNQVKIIVKSDNNDITKLEDFKGKTIGVGLGTNDETYLRNEVLPKVGDFTIKTYDDVISSLKDLNAGRIDATINNMYALKPIVDANGLSIKAVGEPIKSDQAGIAVRKDNPELVAALNDALKGMKDDGTYNTIFKKWFGEEPAQ, from the coding sequence ATGAACAAAACATATGGATCGAAAACTCGTAAAGGCTGGTCTTTGACAGCTATTCTGCTGATGACCGTGCTGGTACTTAGTGCATGTGGAAGTAAGGCGACAGACAATGGAAGCACGAATGGTGCACAGGCAAGCAATGAACTGGAGCAGATCAAGTCTGCTGGCGTGATCAAAGTGGGCATGATGGGCACATACGCACCATACAACTTCCTGAACGATAAGAAAGAAATGGACGGCTACGATGCCGATATCGCACGTGAGGTTGCGAAGCGTCTTGGGGTTAAGGTTGAATTCGTATCCCAGGAGTTCTCCGGTCTGACACCAAGTCTGCAGGCGAAGAAGCTGGATGCCATTATCAGCCAGATGACCATTACCGATGATCGTAAGAAAGTTCTCGATTTCAGTGATCCGTATATTACGAACCAAGTCAAAATCATTGTGAAAAGTGACAATAACGATATTACCAAGCTGGAAGATTTTAAAGGAAAAACGATTGGTGTAGGTCTGGGTACAAATGATGAGACGTATCTGCGTAATGAAGTATTGCCGAAAGTGGGAGACTTCACCATTAAGACGTATGACGATGTCATCTCTTCACTTAAAGACCTGAATGCTGGACGAATTGATGCCACAATTAACAACATGTATGCACTGAAACCAATTGTGGATGCCAATGGATTAAGTATCAAAGCCGTAGGTGAACCGATTAAGAGTGACCAAGCAGGTATTGCTGTTCGCAAAGACAATCCGGAACTCGTAGCAGCACTGAATGATGCGCTCAAAGGCATGAAAGATGATGGCACGTACAACACCATCTTCAAAAAATGGTTTGGTGAAGAGCCTGCGCAATAA